One segment of Niveibacterium microcysteis DNA contains the following:
- a CDS encoding sensor domain-containing diguanylate cyclase: MSQPARSALSLRQVLIVPYVALVLLLAIVIGALSYVAGSRAVATVSDHLLIETVGRIGQAVDRHVVGSGAVLEAVFPNGMPAPASIGSDLANLRTRLWIATSLHIDPNNYAYYGNRAGQFIGLWRNSLDDGELRLKLKGDEPRTFFNFQGINGELHEASRETKVYDPRVRPWYKAGESAKLHTWTAVYIDYRHGGLVATRARRVLNAAGEFEGVVATDISLKGLNDFVSTLALSKNGIAFIVEPNGDLIASSASANIARQPDGSNKRLAAADSGHPLLAATYSEVRDTLASLKQAQLPQTRTFTGPGGQTIHAAFDRVKDDAGLEWITVVAVPASDFMQGVTANVVRTGLVGGIAALLAVVLGLRILGWVTGDLRRLSKSARAIGDGDLESPVDVHRNDEIGQLARTFETMQERLRTDRLTGLANREAFMRRLDGRVGRHRRAADIGPFAVLFVDLNHFKQVNDRLGHDAGDKVLTEIAERLREAVRASDFVARYAGDEFVVLLDRVESREQAERVRAHIEHVLAQPLRSVDPTPLGEQALGGAVGMAIFPDDGDEAESLMRFADHEMYTRKFGARGETPWADYHATPR; this comes from the coding sequence ATGAGTCAACCCGCCCGTTCGGCGCTCTCGCTGCGCCAAGTCCTGATCGTGCCCTACGTGGCGCTGGTGCTGTTGCTGGCGATCGTGATCGGTGCGCTGTCGTACGTGGCCGGCAGCCGGGCCGTGGCCACCGTGTCCGATCACCTGCTGATCGAAACGGTCGGCCGCATCGGGCAGGCGGTGGATCGTCATGTGGTGGGATCGGGCGCGGTGCTCGAAGCGGTGTTCCCGAACGGAATGCCGGCGCCCGCGTCGATCGGCAGCGATCTGGCCAACCTGCGCACCCGACTGTGGATCGCAACGTCGCTGCACATTGATCCGAACAACTACGCCTACTACGGCAACCGTGCCGGTCAGTTCATCGGCCTCTGGCGCAATTCGCTGGACGATGGCGAACTGCGGCTCAAGCTCAAGGGCGACGAGCCGCGCACCTTCTTCAACTTCCAGGGCATCAACGGTGAGTTGCACGAAGCCTCACGCGAGACCAAGGTCTACGACCCGCGCGTTCGCCCCTGGTACAAGGCCGGCGAGAGCGCGAAGCTGCATACCTGGACCGCGGTGTACATCGATTACCGCCACGGCGGCCTCGTCGCCACCCGTGCGAGGCGTGTACTCAACGCGGCGGGCGAGTTCGAGGGCGTCGTCGCGACGGATATTTCGCTGAAGGGGCTCAACGATTTCGTATCGACGCTGGCGCTCTCGAAGAACGGTATCGCCTTCATCGTCGAGCCGAACGGCGATCTGATCGCCTCGTCGGCGAGCGCCAACATCGCCCGCCAGCCGGACGGCAGCAACAAGCGCCTTGCCGCGGCGGACAGCGGCCATCCACTCTTGGCGGCAACCTACTCCGAGGTGCGCGATACGCTCGCATCGCTCAAGCAGGCGCAACTGCCGCAGACGCGTACTTTCACCGGCCCCGGTGGGCAGACGATCCACGCGGCCTTCGATCGTGTGAAGGACGACGCCGGCCTCGAATGGATCACCGTGGTGGCGGTTCCCGCCAGCGACTTCATGCAGGGGGTCACCGCAAACGTGGTGCGCACCGGCTTGGTGGGCGGCATTGCGGCGCTCCTGGCGGTAGTGCTGGGCCTGCGCATTCTCGGTTGGGTGACCGGTGATCTGCGTCGGCTGTCGAAGTCGGCGCGCGCGATCGGTGACGGCGATCTCGAATCGCCGGTCGACGTGCATCGAAACGATGAGATCGGGCAGCTCGCACGCACGTTCGAAACCATGCAGGAACGGCTGCGTACCGACCGTCTGACGGGCCTCGCCAACCGTGAAGCCTTCATGCGGCGGCTGGATGGCCGCGTCGGCCGGCACCGCCGTGCCGCGGACATCGGCCCGTTTGCGGTGCTGTTCGTCGATCTGAACCACTTCAAGCAGGTGAATGACCGCCTCGGCCACGACGCGGGCGACAAGGTGCTCACCGAAATCGCCGAGCGCCTGCGCGAGGCGGTGCGCGCGAGCGACTTTGTGGCGCGCTATGCCGGCGATGAGTTCGTCGTGCTGCTCGACCGCGTCGAGAGCCGGGAACAAGCCGAACGGGTGCGCGCGCATATCGAGCATGTGCTGGCCCAGCCGCTGCGCAGCGTGGACCCCACACCGCTTGGCGAGCAGGCGTTGGGTGGTGCGGTCGGCATGGCGATCTTCCCGGACGACGGCGACGAGGCCGAGTCGCTGATGCGTTTTGCCGACCACGAGATGTACACCCGCAAGTTCGGCGCGCGCGGCGAGACCCCATGGGCCGACTACCACGCAACGCCGCGCTGA